The region GTTTACAGGATGTGCCATTGCATTTCTGAAGTTGGCATTCTCCAGAAGCTCAAGGAAGAAGAGGCAATGGGGATACCTGACACGAGAACAAATAAAAGTATCTAAACTATATTAATGAGTCTAATATGTACTAATTAGAATAAATTAAAGTATGAGATAATATTTAGGGAGTGTTTCTTGATGCTTATGAACCGAAAAATGATTATTGCGCATAAAAGTGGAACGAACATAGGATGAGTGGTGCTTGAACTTGGAAAACAACTCACATAATAAACTTTAAATACTCGGGCCTTTGCCAATATTGAAGATATTTCAGGTATCCGATAAATGCCTCATCTTCAAAGTACCTGTTTTGAGCTAAATCTGCATTGGAATGAAGGCAAAAATCAAATAACAGAGTCCATCCGTAATTGTAACAAACAAAGTAGGCAATAACAATATATCACATGAAGTGAAACTAACTCATTTTTAACTTAATATAACAACATCTAAGCAACAAGATAATGACTAATGCAAAGTAGCCTACTTCTATGGTACAAATCAAACACAAGACATAGACTACAAGTTCGTAATGACAGTACGTAGTGCCACCAAGGATACGATGATATACCTGagatatttcttgaaaatatatcACAGTACTAAAGGTAATGGAAACTTTTGTGCACCAATAAGAAGTGTGAATGACAAAAGGTCCTAAACAGTTCAAATTCAAAGAAAAATCTCCAACAGAATGTGAGAATATGAGCTTGCACCCAACATATACCTTATTGTCAAATTCTTTATTCAAGATATCTAATCTCTCATAAATTCATACAAACAAGGTAGGAAGACACAAGAAACTACTAAATTTTACAACTGAAGCCCGAAGCACTTTCTTATGCGATCAAAACAATTTGCATCCAGCAAAAATATCACTCCCAAGACTACCTGCATCCCAACCCAATCATCAACCTAATCCCATCAAATCATCAAAATTTTAGATTTCAATCAACTACCTCCCAAACTAACAACAATCAATTATCCACCGGTTATGATTCGTTTACAGCTTAAGTATTTTACACAGAATTTCCCCAACCCCAACCAAATCTTCTCCATTAGAGCACTCAATCCCCCAAATCAATCGTTAACTCGTCCAAGCTAAATTTTTTATATAGGCTGTGCATTTCTACTACCTTACTTCCCAAGCTAAAAATTCAGTTCAAACTAAAATTGGCAAGAAGTGAAGGAGCTACGTACAATGTATATAGGTAGGATTTGCAAGGCATTGGACAAATTCGAGCTCAAGCAAGAAGCGCTGGCGGCCATCATCTGGATCCTTGTACACATTTCTGGGCCAGCAATTGAACAAATTTTCAGCGAATATGACATTCGGAGCAAAATTGATTTAGGAGCTTACGGCGACGGAGGATTTTCTACTTCCATAGGATCGGACTCCATTGCTAAGTCGGAGACTGTAATTTCCCCCCTTTTTATCTTTGTGCTAGCGGGGTTTATGTAGGCCCATATCTAATCAGTAGTGGGCTTTAATAAGCCCATTGAGGCTGGATAGTTGGCTTCGAATAGGCCCATTTTGATAACACCGTTTTTCTTATAATGTGGCACAAATAATGAGTGAGAAGTATATTACGTATATCTACTTCTAATTGTTACTCCCAAATTTCCATTTTAATTTATCCCAAGTTAATTGAGAAATGTGCTTCGCTTGTTTCCCACTGCCTTTCTCTAAAACTCCCCTTTGAAAGTGTGAGCTTCTGAAGATGTATAGAAACAACTTCTTGAGAGAAGTTAATCGGATACACCTCCCCATGTAGACTATAGTTTATCCAGACGATCAAGTTTGTTCAGACAATATTTGTCATGATCAAGCCCCACATTGGCTGTCTGCAACCAACGTCTTTTATATTGGGAATTCTCTTGATCACACTTGAAATTCAATATTCCAA is a window of Salvia splendens isolate huo1 chromosome 3, SspV2, whole genome shotgun sequence DNA encoding:
- the LOC121793801 gene encoding mediator of RNA polymerase II transcription subunit 31-like, encoding MESDPMEVENPPSPNVYKDPDDGRQRFLLELEFVQCLANPTYIHYLAQNRYFEDEAFIGYLKYLQYWQRPEYLKFIMYPHCLFFLELLENANFRNAMAHPVNKELAHRQQFYFWKNYRNNRLKHIPPKSLPESSTSVAPASAVTPALPPTTIPAAASSIPPASPQAPSPMQYGSTFVKNDLRSSGVEKRKRK